In one window of Pseudodesulfovibrio sediminis DNA:
- a CDS encoding ABC transporter permease, whose product MRKTRSFFIPACALGTLAFLYVPLMAVASFSVNNSRFGLTWQGFTWKWYLELFRNEQILEAVWNTLILGFVSTIIATVVGTALAIGMSRFPWNKKTSAFFEFNLYMPVITPEIVFAGALVIAFATLRYVSSIFEPGLLNMIIGHVTFQVAFVALVVKSRLAAFNNEIEEASRDLYASNWYTMRKVILPMLTPGIVSGAMLAFTLSLDDFIISFFTAGPTSVTLPLYIYAEVHRGITPRIHALSTVGLLATILLVVISEKISNNSKKKENSHA is encoded by the coding sequence ATGAGAAAAACACGATCATTCTTCATCCCGGCCTGCGCACTGGGCACACTGGCATTTCTCTATGTCCCGCTCATGGCCGTGGCCTCGTTCTCGGTGAACAACTCCCGTTTCGGACTGACCTGGCAGGGATTCACCTGGAAGTGGTATCTGGAGCTGTTCCGTAACGAGCAGATTCTGGAAGCTGTCTGGAACACCCTGATCCTCGGTTTCGTGTCCACCATCATCGCCACGGTCGTGGGCACGGCTCTGGCCATCGGCATGAGCCGCTTTCCCTGGAACAAAAAGACGTCGGCCTTTTTCGAATTCAACCTGTATATGCCGGTCATCACACCGGAAATCGTTTTCGCAGGCGCACTGGTGATCGCCTTTGCCACCCTGCGCTATGTCTCGTCCATTTTCGAACCCGGCCTGCTGAACATGATCATCGGCCATGTCACCTTCCAGGTCGCCTTTGTGGCGCTGGTGGTCAAGAGCCGCCTTGCCGCCTTCAACAACGAGATCGAGGAAGCGTCCAGAGATCTCTACGCAAGCAACTGGTACACCATGCGCAAGGTCATACTGCCCATGCTCACCCCCGGCATCGTGTCCGGCGCCATGCTTGCCTTCACCCTTTCCCTTGATGACTTCATCATCAGTTTCTTCACCGCCGGTCCCACCTCGGTAACCCTGCCGCTGTACATATACGCGGAAGTGCATCGCGGCATTACGCCGAGGATTCACGCCCTGTCCACTGTCGGGTTGCTGGCGACAATACTACTGGTTGTCATTTCTGAGAAAATATCCAACAATTCCAAAAAGAAGGAGAACTCCCATGCGTAA
- a CDS encoding ABC transporter permease yields MTKHTQSSTRIWFGEMTTRRALRRRGLLHITPGLFWILMFLTIPALALIALSFATRGGYGEIQWIFTFENYTRLAGYGLFGWSPDYLYILARSLWVALVTTVVCTALAFPLSFYIAKKPKHTRYIWLTLVIIPFWTNLVIRTYAWQLVLSPDLPIAKFAAVLGLIPAGSPLYPSSFAVYMGMISAFLPFIVLPLYSSVEKLDWSLVEAAYDLYSDKRRVFMQAILPQTLPGLSVGAILTFVPAMGMFLIPDFLGGAKYMLVGNLIQQQFGKSRDWPFGAAVSLALMALTLIGLFLFRRKGQDIEVV; encoded by the coding sequence ATGACTAAACACACACAATCAAGCACCCGCATCTGGTTCGGCGAAATGACCACCCGGCGCGCCCTCAGGCGTCGCGGACTGCTCCACATCACTCCGGGGCTGTTCTGGATTCTCATGTTCCTGACCATTCCGGCCCTGGCCCTCATCGCCCTGTCCTTTGCCACGCGCGGCGGATATGGCGAGATTCAGTGGATCTTCACCTTCGAGAACTACACCCGACTGGCCGGGTACGGCCTGTTCGGCTGGTCCCCGGACTATCTCTATATCCTGGCGCGCTCCTTGTGGGTGGCGCTGGTGACCACGGTCGTCTGCACGGCCCTGGCGTTTCCGCTGTCCTTTTATATTGCCAAAAAGCCCAAGCATACACGGTATATCTGGCTGACGCTGGTGATCATCCCGTTCTGGACCAACCTGGTCATCCGCACCTATGCGTGGCAGCTCGTCCTGTCTCCGGACCTGCCCATCGCCAAATTCGCGGCCGTGCTCGGGCTCATCCCTGCCGGCAGCCCGCTCTATCCGTCATCCTTTGCCGTATACATGGGCATGATCTCCGCCTTCCTGCCGTTTATCGTCCTGCCGCTCTACTCCAGCGTGGAGAAGCTTGACTGGTCGCTGGTCGAGGCGGCCTACGACCTTTACTCCGACAAGCGCCGGGTCTTCATGCAGGCCATCCTGCCCCAGACCCTGCCCGGTCTGTCAGTCGGAGCCATACTGACCTTTGTCCCGGCCATGGGCATGTTCCTCATCCCCGACTTCCTGGGCGGCGCAAAATACATGCTGGTGGGTAACCTCATCCAGCAGCAGTTCGGCAAGAGCCGCGACTGGCCCTTTGGTGCGGCGGTCTCCCTCGCCCTCATGGCCCTGACGCTCATCGGTCTGTTCCTGTTCCGCCGTAAAGGCCAAGACATCGAGGTGGTCTAG